A genomic stretch from Mus pahari chromosome 6, PAHARI_EIJ_v1.1, whole genome shotgun sequence includes:
- the Angptl3 gene encoding angiopoietin-related protein 3, with amino-acid sequence MHTIKLFLFVVPLVIASRVDPDLPSFDSVPSEPKSRFAMLDDVKILANGLLQLGHGLKDFVHKTKGQINDIFQKLNIFDQSFYDLSLRTNEIKEEEKELRRTTSKLQVKNEEVKNMSVELNSKLESLLEEKTALQHKVRALEEQLTNFILSPPGAQEHPEVTSLKSFVEQQDNSIRELLQSVEEQYKQLSQQHTQIKEIENQLRKTGIQEPTENSLSSKSRAPRTTPPLHLKETKNTEQDELPADCSAIYNRGEHTSGVYTIKPSNSEGFNVYCDTQSGSPWTLIQHRKDGSQDFNETWENYEKGFGRLDGEFWLGLEKIYAIVQQSNYILRLELQDWKDSKHYAEYSFHLGSHETNYTLHVAEIAGNIPEALPEYTDLMFSTWDHRAKGQLFCPESYSGGWWWNDICGENNLNGKYNKPRTKSKPERRRGIYWRSPSRKLYSIKSSKMMLQPTT; translated from the exons atgcacacaattAAACTATTCCTTTTTGTGGTTCCTTTAGTAATTGCGTCCAGAGTGGATCCAGACCTTCCATCATTTGATTCTGTACCTTCGGAGCCAAAATCAAGATTTGCTATGTTGGATGATGTCAAAATTTTAGCCAATGGCCTCCTACAGCTGGGTCATGGTCTTAAAGATTTTGTCCATAAGACTAAGGGACAAATTAATGACATATTTCAGAAGCTCAACATATTTGATCAGTCTTTTTATGACCTATCACTTCGAACCAATGAAatcaaagaagaggaaaaggagctaAGAAGAACCACATCCAAACTACAAGTTAAAAACGAAGAGGTGAAGAATATGTCAGTAGAACTGAACTCAAAGCTTGAAAGTCTGCTGGAAGAGAAAACAGCCCTTCAACACAAGGTCAGGGCTTTAGAGGAGCAGCTAACCAACTTCATTCTAAGCCCACCTGGGGCTCAGGAGCACCCAGAAGTAACGTCACTCAAA AGTTTTGTAGAACAGCAAGATAACAGCATAAGAGAGCTCCTCCAGAGTGTGGAAGAACAGTATAAACAATTAAGCCAACAGCACACTCAGATAAAAGAAATAGAGAACCAG CTCAGAAAGACTGGTATTCAAGAACCCAcagaaaattctctttcttctaaatCAAGAGCACCAAGAACTACTCcccctcttcatctgaaggaaacaaaaaatacagaacaaGATG AGCTTCCTGCCGACTGCTCTGCCATTTATAACAGAGGCGAACATACAAGTGGCGTATATACTATTAAACCAAGCAACTCCGAAGGGTTTAATGTCTACTGTGATACCCAATCAG GCAGTCCATGGACATTAATTCAACACCGGAAAGATGGCTCACAGGACTTCAATGAAACATGGGAAAACTACGAAAAGGGCTTTGGGAGACTTGACG GAGAATTTTGGTTGGGCCTAGAGAAGATCTACGCTATAGTCCAACAGTCTAACTACATTTTACGACTTGAGCTACAAGACTGGAAAGACAGCAAGCACTATGCTGAATACTCCTTTCATCTGGGCAGTCACGAAACCAACTATACGCTACATGTGGCTGAGATTGCTGGCAATATCCCCGAGGCCCTCCCAGAGTACACAGACCTGATGTTTTCTACATGGGATCACAGAGCAAAGGGACAGCTCTTCTGTCCAGAAAGTTACTCAG GTGGCTGGTGGTGGAATGACATATGTGGAGAAAACAACCTAAATGGAAAATACAACAAACCCAGAACCAAATCCAAAccggagaggagaagagggatcTACTGGAGGTCTCCGAGTAGGAAGCTCTACTCTATCAAATCATCCAAAATGATGCTCCAGCCTACCACCTAA